The region CaacgttttgtttttatttgaacagTGGCGGAAAGGGTAGTAGGTGTGTATGGGAAATCTGTTTTATTCCATTCTGTGCCGCTACTGTTTAAAGGAAGATTCtgggttcaatcgacagcatttgaggcattatgttgattacgacaaaatgtatttagactcgtccctccttttcattaaaaagctAAATCTGGGTTACACTGGGGCACTtaaaaagtgaatggggccaatctgtaaacattaaaatactcatttttGCCAAAAGACTTAAACAGAATGTGTGTTAACGTgcttttggtgtgataaaatcacttgctaaacttttctttgtaaagttatatccgattttataacttcattgccatgatgacgtaactcGGCAAACCAGAAAATGACcgtaaaaacaatgattgaaagAAATTGacattaaataatacacaagttttaaaagaagaaatcatggaggtgcttttataaaattacaagcttcacatttctgccttttaaaccctccaaaaatgaatctccattcacttccactgttagtgcctcactgtaactcagattttttttaaagaaaagatttgtattattattattttgtagtagtagtaatcaacattatccctCAAAAgctgttgtttgagcttaacttgtattgaacccggaatattactgTTAGTGTTACACTGTGTCTTAGCCAGGcgtaatgtaaatgtacatttttaaataccgattttaatttattaaaggaatattctgggttcaatacaagttaagctcaatcaacagcatttgtggcataattgaaAACCACAAAAAAGTTAAACTTGCCTCTCGTTCATTTATTTCTGTCatattaaaaagaaattaaagCAAGAATCGGAataacagtaaggcacttactattgaagtgaatggggccaatccataaacattaaaatattgattCCAATCCATTATACGTGTCCAGTCCAATTTTTTGTGTGATATAATTGCTGTATAACTTTTAtatgtgcaaagttatatccaaaaaTACAAGTTTGTTGCCTTGACGATGCAACGTATGTAATCCCTATAAACAATTTtgtcactaaaatcatgtagaatAGAATAATTTATCACACTAGAAACATCTATACACATAAAAtgtacgtcttgtggctatacttttgaaaaatatttatttgaatatttatggGCTCAAACCATTGACTTTTTAATAAACGAGGGACGAGCTGAAAAGaatttttctggtaatcaatattacgtgtcagatgctgtcaattgagttaaacttgtattaaacctgtaaTGTTTCTTTAACTTGATATGATGTAGGTAGATCTCATAGAATGTGCTTTTGGTTTCTCAGAACTGGGAGGAGGAATGGGTAAAGATTGTAGAAATGGCTTCTCCAGTGTCCAGCAGTAATGGTCTGCAGTTTGACTCTTTGGAGGACATTCACATCTTTGTGCTCTCAAACATTCTGCGGAGGCCGATTATTGTAATCGCAGGTAAATATCCTTACACTTACTGATTGGAGCAAGAAGCCAAATCCTTCAAGTTAAACTGACTTCTTTGTACACagatgcttcaagatgacatgaCCGTAACAGAAACCattctgaatttattttatttcaacagACCAAGTAGTCAGGAGTATGAAGTCCGGTTCCTCCTTCTCACCCCTCAACGTGGGGGGCATCTACCTGCCTCTGCACTGGGCTCCAGAAGAGTGCTACAAATATCCCATAGTGCTCGGCTACGACTCACAACACTTTGCACCCTTGATCACCATCAAGGACAGCGGCCCAGGTATGCCGCCAGAGATTGTGTTAATCCTGAATGCGTTCTTACAAGTCAGGCCAGTGTatttaaatattagtttttttgtgCCACGTTAGAGATCCGTGCGGTGCCGTTGATAAACCCTGGACGAGGAGGGTTTGAACAGCTTCGAGTGCACTTCCTGACAGAAAAGGAGCAGCAACAGAAGGACAAGTTGCTTAATGACTACCTAGTGCTTATAGAGATCCCTGTCATTGGCCTGGGCTACGATCCCACACAGATCATCACTGCAGCCaggtataaaataatacaagcatTTACCACTTAATTTACTGCATAATACAAGGATGTTATGACTGTTATGATTCGTTAGCAAAAGAGTAATCTGACTCCGTTCAAAGGAAATATGTTTTCCGACCGATTTGTACATGATTCAAATGGATTACTCCTGTGTTTCAGTTTTGGTTTGCCAATCAGTTCAACTAACTCATCAAAAAGAACAGTACCAATTGAGCCATTCATTTATGAATTGGgcagcttgttttgtttttgtaatataaCCTTAAAGTTGCACGTTGCTGtttatctttttaaaatgatGAATCCTTACTCCATCAGACTGGATAAAGGCAATCTTCCTGAGGATATGAACCTGATGGAGGACTACCTACAGCTGGTCAACCACGAGTACAAGCGCTGGCAAGAAGACAAGGAGTCTTTAAGGCCCCCCCAATCCCAGCATCCCCCTCCCTTCTCCGTCTCCCAACTGTCCCTCATCGAGATCCGCTGCGCCACGCCTCGCTGCACCTTCTATGTCTCGGTGGACACTCAGCCGCACTGTCACGAGTGCTTTGAAAAGCGACAGGCGGGCAGGAAACCGGATGCAGTTTCCACCACGAATCAGACCTCAACCACAGACCCAGAGAGCCGGGGTAGACTGGAGCTCTCCGGGCTGCCCAGCCCTCGTTCTGCTCCCCCTACGGCACCCAGCCTAAGCCTGTACAGCGAGACTCACGCCATGAAATGCAAGACGCCCGGCTGCTTGTTCACGCTTAGCGTAGAGCGCGATGGGCTGTGTGAACGTTGCTTTACAGCGAGGCAAAACAGATCGGCCAACAATGGGGCTGTGCAAGGCCCTACCCACGGCTGGTGTCACAGTCAGTGGGCATCAGGCGGCCGGGAACGGGAGAAAGAACGGGAGCGTGAGAGGGAAAGAGAGCGGGAAAGGGACACTGAGAGGTGCGTCATGTGTCGACAGGAGGTCTTTAGGATATTTAATGGCCTTTGCTCATCCTGCATGCAGAGGACTGCTATTTCCGAGAGGGGAGACATCCAGCAGCAGGAGCCTCGTACAGAGGGCTCCTTGTGGGCACTTCATAGGGAAACGGAACGCAGTGGCACCACTGGTCAGACTTGGCAGTCGTCTGCCGCCCGACAGTGTAAACGCTCCGGCTGCCAGTTCTTTGGCACATCAGAGAAGCTGGGATTCTGCACTATATGTTATCTAGACTACCAGACCAATCACCGTAAGTGCAACTACTTTACTGTCACACAGAACTGAACACTCTTAAATGTGAACATTGATTATCTTCTTAGACAATGTGATTTCTCTGCTACAATCAGGGGGGAGTTTACTTGACAGTTGCGCTACTTTAGCGCACAATATTTGCATCTTATTCGCTAGCCACCCACAGTACAACTTAACAGCCACTATTTGTGTTGCTGCGCActatgaattaattaattgaagTAATTAGTCATGTTTCCTTCCAAGTTCCGAAGCTAATTCgttcaaaaaaatctaaatatctcaAAAACAGATTGTGTGAAAAAAGCAGTTTCCATCTCATGTGTTTAAGAGAGCAAAATCGTCACTTCTGAGGTTTTTGCCGCAATATAGAAATTaaatggaagttgaagccactgcgatgcacatgtacacctacttattaaatGCCACTATTTGTGCTGTTAagctcagctttctgttcttggctgacagaagtggaacccaacgtatTCTTCTGCTTCTGTAGACCATCCATCTCAAGGTTTGAcacgttgtgcattctgagatgctattccgctcactacaactgtacaaagtggttatctgagttaccgtagcctttctgtcagcttgaaccattctggccattctccgaaTACCTCTCCCTTTACAAGCCTTTACCATCTGCAGAATTGCCGCTTACTGggtgttatttgtttttaaactctAGAGAccgttgtatgtgaaaatcccaggagatcagcagttgcataaaaattcaaaccagcccatctggcaccaacaatcatgccacagatTTTTTATCTAACatcccaaaattcacataaaaatatgtAGATGGAAACCCAGCTTTAGTCATCCTTTTCAGCATTaacacgcctcctttctatgCAAATGAGGCTCATTGTAGAATACAGCATATTCACAAAAGTCAGCGCTATTTGCATGCCACAATTAATGTTGTGACGTCACCGCCCATTGAAAGCAAGTGGTAAACAAAATTTGATATACAGTAAAAGAgatgtttacaaaaaaaatttgtAGCAGAAGTCATTCATTAAATGATGGAAAAGAGCATTATAAGCTAGCATATATCCAGTTGCGCAGTTTGCAAGGATACTGTGCAGTCCCAGCAAATTCTTCAAGATTGTGATAGTCTGCtagattttttgcatactttgggGGTGCACTTGTGCAATTATCTGTTCGCATTGTTCCATTAGTGAAtgaggtgctaaaacaatgcagagaGCACATGCAAATAAACAGCACTATCAGCAGGTACTCTTCATAATTGGTGAATTCATCCCTCtggtttaaatgtattgttttttaaatgtttttttgttttgttttgttttttgtacagaGGCTACTACCCCCGCTAATGTCCAGCCCAGACACACATCCGAGGCGGGTTTTCAGAACTGTCCACTTTGCCGGGGCCAAGGCTGTGAAGCCGAGGGGAAGGCCATGCTTGAGGGTTACTGCAACAAGTGCTTTATGAAGGAGCAGAGTGCCAGACTAAACCATGCTGCTAGCAGGGGCTCTCATTCACCACCACTTGTCACAGTAAGTGTCCTTGTCTAACTGGCTTTTGTTACAGTATAAGTAAAGGAATACCCAACCCCAAACAAaattcatcctcatgtcattcgaAATCCCATATGACTTTGGTTAGGAGTTTAGTGAACTGGATCAATCAGTCAAACCTTAGCTCATTATTCAATAATTGTTATAAAAAATACAGGACCCTCTAAAACAAAGTTCTCCCTTCAAGTCGATATACTCATAATGCTCAACAGTAATCAATAATGTTTTTGTAACATATTTGAATGTTTCAGAACACCAATTACTGTATTAATTAAGTTCAAGAAAACTCTGTTGTGAATATGTATCTTAAATTACACGTTGTCATATAAACAATGACTCAGTTGACTGCTTTCAGTTGACTGATGTTAAGCCTAACTCACATACAGTATACGTCATAGTTTTTGGGCGAACTGTTCCTTCAAGTCACGCTAGATACAATTAAACAAGCTCTATTGTTTCTATCCAGCAGGCCTCGAAACCACGTCCACCTCTGCTGCTTGGCCAGGCGCAGTGTCGGCGTAGCGGGTGTAAGAACTTCTCTCCCGGCTGCACGGATCTCTGCCCAGACTGCCTTAGCCGTGGCCAACGAGAGGGTCGACGCGCACAGGCACCCAAAGAGAAAAGCAAACAGCGCTGCAAGACACAGGGTTGCGACCACTACGCCAATCAAGAGAAGCAAGGCTACTGCAACGAATGTGACCACTTCAAGCAGATTTACAGAGGCTGACAAAACAGTTGAACGTTAACCCTTAAACAAGGAACTTTATTGCCCAGAATTCCCCACCGATCTTGGGCAGGGCCTAAAGAGCCGGTGGTGCAGTTGAATTGAAGATTACCTCTCAAATAAAGTAATTTGAATCATGTGTTTAGGACACAAGCAGGATGCTAGTGCAGGACGCATACCCATGGTGCCTGCAGTTTATATCGAACAGGGTAACAAATTGCAAATATTTGAGGAAAGTATGTGTAAGTATGAATGATTTCGGATCAGCCAACGAAATCAACCAAAGTTAATTAAGCGAATGACACGTCCAAGCCAGTGGACTGTACGTCACCACTGTGGACTGCAGAAAACCAACAGACCTTTATGGAAGTACAGGAATATGATGTTACAGGGTAATGCAGAGACCTCTGAAGGACAGCAATTGATCTTTTCTGCATAAAATGTAGATTAAGTGCCAATGAGAGCTCGCTAAGTAGAGCTCGAATTTCATTCTTTCTGCGCCATTTGATGAGTGCGAGCAGTATGGATCTTTTGCCTTTGAGAATGTTTTTCTTTACCATTTGATCACTTCTTTCTCTCGAAAGTATTTTTCACTTTTGCTTGCCTTGTTAAACTTCATATGACTTTATGGTCTGTTCTATTGAACGGATAAGTTCATATGTTCTTGTGGCTGAAAGAATTCCTTAAGTGCAATGAAAAAGCCAGATACTTGACGCAAACGCAGTTCTCTAGAGCAGATTACGTTGAATTAATCTTAAGGGAATTGCTGTGCCGAAAACGTTGATAAGAAGTAACTATGAGATGCCTGAAATCCCTGCCCAAATAAGCAGTTGACAAAAAACAACTCAATCCAAAAGTAAACACGCCTAGGTAAGAAACATGCCCACTCTTTGTTTGTCGCTCTTGCCCTGCCACATTCTTTTGGTTGCACTACTCACCTTTAAACACACAATGCCTCAGCCTATTCTTTGCATATGTTTAGTATGCGCAAACTGACATTCTCTATTTGAATATTGTGTGATATCTGCACATACGAAAATGTTATCGTTAGTACATGTGGCATAATTTATACTGAAAAACAAAACTATGTTAAACATTCCCATCTTTGAAGTCCAACATTGTGCAAGCACAGTGAGACTTAGATTCACCCATTCAGAATGTGCTTTAGATAAATGCTACACGCAAGACGAATCGTGAACTTCAACTACTGGATCCGAAGTCAGTTCGGATCATCACAAACTTGCACAATACCTAATAAGCTGCTCTGGAATTATCTGGAATGGTACTTCtgatttactgtacattgtgACATTCCAGTTAGAGACCTAGAGGAATATAGATGACAAGATAGAAATTTTGTGCAACCATTCGTAAAGAATATCATATGAAAAGCCttgatttttggtttgtttggtatttattcactgcaaaaatgatCTGTAATGTGTTTCAAGAATTATTTATATGTGTTCctggaataaattattttaataggaaaacaTAAACCAGCTTCCAGTGTGTGTTTATTAACAGTTGCTTTTTTGATTGCAACTTGAAATATGTGTTATCATAAGTAAACAATTAGTGATTAAATTATTAATACGCAGTGCTGGGGTAGAGATATAATtaatgtaatctggattatgtaatcagtttacaaaaataatttacatgtaattagactaaattacatttaaaatactcttaatcagattacagttactttcacatcagcagt is a window of Xyrauchen texanus isolate HMW12.3.18 chromosome 24, RBS_HiC_50CHRs, whole genome shotgun sequence DNA encoding:
- the LOC127618185 gene encoding tumor necrosis factor alpha-induced protein 3-like isoform X2, with product MGLVAGYRHIEQRYTGSHLHIAMSQGQNFLPKFLFVSNLLKAVKIRERVPNDVVKPSGSGGLTHHLRSMHRYTLEMIRMSQFPQAFREVVQAAILDRAMQSSLEQEKRLNWCREVKKLVPLRTNGDGNCLLHAASQYLLGVQDTDLVLRKALYAVLKETETSNFRMRFQTELLHSQEFTQTGLRYSTSNWEEEWVKIVEMASPVSSSNGLQFDSLEDIHIFVLSNILRRPIIVIADQVVRSMKSGSSFSPLNVGGIYLPLHWAPEECYKYPIVLGYDSQHFAPLITIKDSGPEIRAVPLINPGRGGFEQLRVHFLTEKEQQQKDKLLNDYLVLIEIPVIGLGYDPTQIITAARLDKGNLPEDMNLMEDYLQLVNHEYKRWQEDKESLRPPQSQHPPPFSVSQLSLIEIRCATPRCTFYVSVDTQPHCHECFEKRQAGRKPDAVSTTNQTSTTDPESRGRLELSGLPSPRSAPPTAPSLSLYSETHAMKCKTPGCLFTLSVERDGLCERCFTARQNRSANNGAVQGPTHGWCHSQWASGGREREKERERERERERERDTERCVMCRQEVFRIFNGLCSSCMQRTAISERGDIQQQEPRTEGSLWALHRETERSGTTGQTWQSSAARQCKRSGCQFFGTSEKLGFCTICYLDYQTNHQATTPANVQPRHTSEAGFQNCPLCRGQGCEAEGKAMLEGYCNKCFMKEQSARLNHAASRGSHSPPLVTASKPRPPLLLGQAQCRRSGCKNFSPGCTDLCPDCLSRGQREGRRAQAPKEKSKQRCKTQGCDHYANQEKQGYCNECDHFKQIYRG
- the LOC127618185 gene encoding tumor necrosis factor alpha-induced protein 3-like isoform X1 yields the protein MGLVAGYRHIEQRYTGSHLHIAMSQGQNFLPKFLFVSNLLKAVKIRERVPNDVVKPSGSGGLTHHLRSMHRYTLEMIRMSQFPQAFREVVQAAILDRAMQSSLEQEKRLNWCREVKKLVPLRTNGDGNCLLHAASQYLLGVQDTDLVLRKALYAVLKETETSNFRMRFQTELLHSQEFTQTGLRYSTSNWEEEWVKIVEMASPVSSSNGLQFDSLEDIHIFVLSNILRRPIIVIADQVVRSMKSGSSFSPLNVGGIYLPLHWAPEECYKYPIVLGYDSQHFAPLITIKDSGPEIRAVPLINPGRGGFEQLRVHFLTEKEQQQKDKLLNDYLVLIEIPVIGLGYDPTQIITAARLDKGNLPEDMNLMEDYLQLVNHEYKRWQEDKESLRPPQSQHPPPFSVSQLSLIEIRCATPRCTFYVSVDTQPHCHECFEKRQAGRKPDAVSTTNQTSTTDPESRGRLELSGLPSPRSAPPTAPSLSLYSETHAMKCKTPGCLFTLSVERDGLCERCFTARQNRSANNGAVQGPTHGWCHSQWASGGREREKERERERERERERDTERCVMCRQEVFRIFNGLCSSCMQRTAISERGDIQQQEPRTEGSLWALHRETERSGTTGQTWQSSAARQCKRSGCQFFGTSEKLGFCTICYLDYQTNHQATTPANVQPRHTSEAGFQNCPLCRGQGCEAEGKAMLEGYCNKCFMKEQSARLNHAASRGSHSPPLVTQASKPRPPLLLGQAQCRRSGCKNFSPGCTDLCPDCLSRGQREGRRAQAPKEKSKQRCKTQGCDHYANQEKQGYCNECDHFKQIYRG